Proteins encoded within one genomic window of Fuerstiella sp.:
- a CDS encoding zinc-binding dehydrogenase — protein sequence MLAGHFTERRTVKLIEVDEPQLPSASEQPGQIIFQPELTCLCGSDLPFFDGDFEGHDIPYPQPVGMSLHEMVGTVVDTNGKRWTPGTRVLAVPVEQKGLVERYVLDESRSIALDPRLSDEIALMAQPFGTVIWALQKLPNMIDRDVVVLGLGPIGQMFVTGLRNMGARHIIGIDPLSDRAEIATQMGATEVISSHGKDAIEQVKAILNGELPQVVIEAVGHQVHAFDAAVQLCCDHGDVLVFGVPPLSTQINLRAAMWKNVRVLTSIHPTFERSFPLAMQWLGEGRVDLSPLLTHRFPLADIQQAFDLFRDRKDGAIKVLVEFPALIHGRPA from the coding sequence ATGCTCGCAGGTCATTTCACCGAACGTCGAACTGTAAAACTCATTGAAGTCGATGAGCCGCAACTTCCGTCTGCTTCCGAACAGCCCGGACAAATAATCTTCCAGCCGGAATTGACGTGTCTGTGTGGATCTGATCTGCCGTTCTTTGACGGGGATTTCGAAGGCCACGATATCCCGTATCCTCAGCCGGTTGGTATGTCACTACACGAAATGGTGGGTACCGTTGTTGACACTAACGGAAAACGCTGGACTCCAGGCACGCGAGTGCTGGCGGTTCCCGTTGAACAAAAAGGACTGGTGGAGCGATATGTTCTTGATGAATCGCGTTCTATAGCGCTTGATCCGCGATTGTCCGATGAAATTGCGTTGATGGCCCAGCCCTTTGGTACGGTGATCTGGGCACTGCAGAAATTGCCCAATATGATCGATCGCGATGTGGTAGTTCTGGGACTGGGGCCAATCGGACAGATGTTTGTCACCGGACTCAGAAACATGGGTGCCCGACACATCATCGGTATCGATCCCCTTTCGGATCGCGCCGAAATTGCCACGCAAATGGGTGCCACAGAAGTGATCAGCAGTCACGGTAAAGATGCGATCGAACAGGTCAAAGCAATTCTGAATGGTGAATTGCCACAGGTCGTCATCGAAGCCGTCGGGCACCAGGTCCACGCTTTCGACGCCGCCGTTCAACTATGCTGCGATCATGGTGATGTTCTTGTTTTCGGTGTTCCCCCACTTTCCACGCAAATTAATCTGCGGGCTGCGATGTGGAAGAACGTACGGGTCCTCACGTCAATTCATCCCACATTTGAACGATCGTTTCCGCTGGCCATGCAGTGGCTGGGTGAAGGGCGAGTGGATTTGTCACCCCTGCTGACCCATCGATTTCCTCTGGCCGACATTCAGCAGGCCTTTGACCTGTTTCGTGACCGCAAAGACGGGGCAATTAAGGTCCTTGTCGAGTTCCCGGCGCTGATTCATGGTCGACCAGCCTGA
- a CDS encoding cysteine peptidase family C39 domain-containing protein yields the protein MLLKHGNKADWAMGPMQNMIAPKTSIPALRVRCCLSIVVLLLTVLCRPTLAQYDGAPVRDGNRSFQKPVQNWIERRNRNILMQQRDFSCGAAILGTMMRYYWEDRVTEEILIEDLRQMLPQEELFERVENGLAITDLRRLAVRRGYLSTIGRVSFDQLTKSKIPLIVGIVTNGYDHFVLFRGFDGEWVYLADPSRGNIRVPSWQFVREWQENAVLIVIKKGGKPQLDSPLHVRDEERGVGRTNLQLIRNLPTGAIRAGFR from the coding sequence ATGTTATTGAAACATGGGAATAAGGCGGACTGGGCTATGGGACCCATGCAGAACATGATTGCTCCAAAGACGTCAATACCGGCATTGCGAGTCAGGTGTTGTCTGTCGATAGTGGTTCTGCTGCTGACAGTCCTCTGCCGTCCGACACTGGCCCAGTATGACGGTGCACCAGTACGGGACGGAAACCGTTCTTTTCAGAAGCCGGTGCAAAACTGGATAGAACGACGAAACCGTAACATTCTCATGCAGCAACGGGATTTTTCGTGTGGTGCGGCGATTCTCGGTACCATGATGCGCTATTACTGGGAGGACCGGGTCACCGAAGAAATCCTGATCGAAGATCTGCGTCAAATGCTGCCGCAGGAAGAACTTTTTGAACGTGTTGAAAACGGCCTGGCAATCACAGACCTGCGTCGTCTGGCAGTAAGGCGGGGTTACCTGTCAACGATCGGACGGGTTAGTTTTGATCAACTGACGAAGTCAAAAATTCCGCTGATCGTGGGTATCGTAACGAATGGTTACGATCATTTTGTGCTCTTCCGTGGGTTCGACGGCGAATGGGTGTACTTGGCAGATCCTTCTCGCGGCAATATACGAGTGCCGTCGTGGCAATTCGTCCGAGAATGGCAGGAGAATGCGGTTCTCATCGTGATTAAGAAGGGTGGAAAACCCCAACTGGATTCGCCTTTACATGTAAGAGACGAGGAACGGGGTGTCGGACGAACAAACTTGCAACTGATCCGAAATCTACCGACAGGGGCAATCCGCGCAGGATTCAGATAA
- a CDS encoding STAS/SEC14 domain-containing protein has protein sequence MTIELTTDTSTLSVTVSGKLSAADYHTLEPEVDKRISSVGNIRILFVMHDFHGWEAGAVWEDIKFATRHCREIQKIAMVGETSWEKWMAAICKPFTMSSIKYFDAEDEAAAHTWLAED, from the coding sequence ATGACCATCGAACTCACCACCGACACCAGTACGTTATCAGTCACAGTCAGCGGCAAACTGTCTGCTGCTGATTACCACACTCTGGAGCCGGAAGTCGACAAACGCATCAGCAGCGTGGGAAACATTCGAATTCTGTTTGTGATGCACGACTTCCACGGCTGGGAAGCGGGGGCCGTTTGGGAAGACATTAAGTTTGCCACACGACACTGCCGAGAAATCCAAAAGATTGCTATGGTTGGTGAAACGTCGTGGGAAAAATGGATGGCAGCGATTTGCAAACCATTCACCATGTCGAGCATCAAATACTTTGACGCAGAAGACGAAGCGGCTGCACATACCTGGCTGGCAGAAGATTAG
- a CDS encoding DUF2490 domain-containing protein: MLRRSHILVLLALLIHGLLSSPVRAQTIEDEGWWTAVFSQGDIYSDSDIPSRWRWWFDGHARFQDDSDGFDVSIVRPGIGYKLTDSTTAWMGYGWIRTDPIGGGPTFDENRIWQQLTWSHQMGDFRIGLRPRFEQRFLTTGEDTGLRFRQFAAARAPISVDKRLTMVLWDEVFIHLNDTDFGTRAGFNQNRVFFGFGWNRCPEQTKSRVEIGYLNQFIDRRSLPNRMNHLLAVNFFLQ; this comes from the coding sequence ATGTTGCGTCGAAGTCATATTTTGGTGCTGTTGGCCCTTTTGATTCATGGATTGCTGTCGTCGCCCGTGCGTGCTCAGACGATTGAAGATGAGGGCTGGTGGACGGCCGTGTTTTCTCAGGGCGATATTTACTCGGATTCGGACATTCCGTCACGCTGGCGGTGGTGGTTCGACGGACATGCCCGCTTTCAGGACGATTCGGACGGCTTCGACGTCAGCATTGTCCGGCCAGGAATCGGTTATAAACTCACTGACAGTACCACAGCGTGGATGGGCTATGGCTGGATCCGCACCGATCCAATCGGTGGTGGGCCAACCTTCGATGAAAACCGTATTTGGCAACAACTAACGTGGTCGCACCAGATGGGTGACTTCCGTATTGGATTGCGTCCACGCTTCGAGCAGCGGTTTCTAACAACAGGTGAAGATACCGGACTTCGCTTTCGGCAGTTTGCAGCTGCGCGGGCACCGATTTCCGTGGACAAACGATTGACCATGGTGCTTTGGGATGAAGTCTTCATTCATCTGAATGATACCGATTTCGGTACACGGGCCGGTTTCAACCAGAACCGTGTATTTTTCGGCTTCGGATGGAATCGCTGTCCGGAACAGACCAAATCCCGCGTTGAGATCGGTTATCTGAATCAATTCATCGATCGCCGATCACTCCCGAACCGGATGAATCACCTGCTGGCTGTGAATTTCTTTTTGCAATAG
- a CDS encoding DUF1553 domain-containing protein has protein sequence MRAACLVVLSTVISTSGVTANELQLLPSEIHLSGLNARQRVIAEWFDGTIAYGSASNCRLKTRDATIAVVENGIVLPVSKGVTDLQAFVNNELRATVRITVTDTASDRDWSFRNHVQPVLTRLGCNSGACHGALAGKGGFRLSLRGYDPEEDYFNMTRQHLGRRVDPTNPGMSLILVKPTAAVAHKGGRRMETDSLNYRVISDWIARGYRGPQPSDPTLQQLEILPKQVILRNEDSQQLLVIAHYSDGHSEDVTHWARFASSDEAVAHVDADGVTTIVGPGKGAVTAYFGSEVVISRITVPFEQTVDPGVYETAGRRNFIDELVLRQLRRLNLEPSAQTTDEAFIRRVHLNTIGTLPTAQDVRDFLMDQSPVKRDDLIERLLARPEFVDYWTYQWSDVLMINGNLLHQQQVKAYYSWLRGHVEKNTHWDEIVRELVTSKGSGLQYGATNFYALHQKPEDMAENVSQAFMGLSIGCARCHNHPLEKWTNDQYYAFANLFSRVRGKGWGSGSGGDGKRTLVTVSTGELTQPRTGKPQRPTPLDGTPISFEDTRDRRNHLADWLVSRENTMFARSITNRVWRNFMGIGLVEQVDDMRRTNPASNEELLAALAAYLVSVDYDLKSLMRRILQSETYQRSSETLVTNQGDTRHYSRSFPRRLMAEVMLDAVSQVTSVATPFTELTGPGGNVRPTDFYTEGTRAIQLYDSAVDSYFLKTFGRNQRRITCECERSNDPSMVQVLHISNGNTLNEKLTAENNRITKWQAEFEGNDSKLLDEMFLTALSRFPQAHERAELEKMLDATMPKDRRQLLEDILWGMLSSREFLFTH, from the coding sequence ATGCGAGCTGCCTGCCTTGTCGTACTTTCAACTGTTATTTCAACCTCAGGTGTCACAGCGAATGAACTTCAGCTGCTTCCTTCAGAAATTCACCTCAGCGGCCTCAATGCACGACAGCGAGTGATCGCTGAGTGGTTTGACGGGACCATCGCATACGGTTCTGCCAGTAACTGTCGACTAAAAACCCGCGACGCGACCATTGCAGTGGTAGAAAACGGAATCGTGCTGCCTGTGTCGAAAGGCGTTACGGATCTACAGGCATTCGTCAACAATGAATTACGAGCCACTGTCCGCATCACCGTTACTGACACGGCGTCGGACCGTGACTGGTCATTTCGCAACCATGTGCAGCCGGTCCTCACCCGACTTGGATGTAACAGCGGAGCCTGCCACGGAGCTCTGGCCGGCAAAGGAGGATTTCGCCTGTCCCTGCGCGGCTACGATCCGGAAGAGGATTACTTCAACATGACCCGACAGCACCTGGGGCGTCGCGTCGATCCGACGAATCCCGGGATGAGTCTCATTCTTGTCAAACCAACCGCAGCGGTCGCCCACAAGGGGGGGCGTCGAATGGAAACAGATTCCCTGAATTACCGTGTGATTTCTGACTGGATCGCCAGGGGATATCGCGGACCACAGCCGTCTGACCCGACTCTGCAACAGCTTGAAATTCTGCCCAAACAGGTGATTCTGAGAAACGAAGATTCACAACAACTGCTGGTGATTGCTCATTATTCAGATGGCCATTCAGAAGACGTAACCCACTGGGCTCGATTCGCGTCTTCCGACGAGGCCGTTGCTCATGTGGATGCCGACGGTGTCACCACGATCGTTGGCCCCGGTAAAGGGGCGGTGACCGCATACTTTGGCAGTGAAGTCGTGATTTCCCGGATCACAGTCCCCTTCGAACAGACGGTTGATCCCGGAGTTTATGAAACGGCCGGTCGGCGAAACTTTATTGACGAGCTTGTGTTGCGGCAGTTACGACGCCTGAACCTGGAACCATCCGCACAAACAACCGATGAGGCATTTATTCGTCGGGTCCATCTCAATACAATTGGCACACTCCCGACGGCTCAGGACGTCCGTGATTTTCTGATGGACCAAAGTCCGGTGAAACGTGACGATCTGATTGAACGACTGCTTGCTCGTCCCGAGTTTGTCGACTACTGGACATATCAGTGGTCTGATGTGCTGATGATCAACGGCAACCTGCTTCACCAGCAGCAGGTGAAAGCCTACTACAGCTGGCTGCGCGGTCATGTGGAAAAAAACACACACTGGGATGAAATCGTCCGTGAGCTGGTGACGTCAAAAGGATCAGGTCTTCAATACGGGGCTACCAATTTCTATGCCCTGCACCAAAAACCCGAAGACATGGCGGAGAACGTGAGCCAGGCCTTCATGGGGCTTTCGATTGGTTGTGCCCGCTGCCACAACCATCCACTCGAAAAATGGACCAACGATCAGTATTACGCCTTTGCCAATCTGTTCTCCCGCGTACGTGGCAAGGGCTGGGGCAGCGGATCCGGCGGTGACGGTAAACGCACACTGGTCACGGTATCAACCGGGGAACTGACACAACCCCGCACCGGAAAACCACAACGACCCACACCACTCGATGGAACACCGATTTCCTTTGAGGACACTCGCGATCGGCGGAACCACCTGGCTGACTGGCTGGTGTCCAGGGAAAACACAATGTTCGCACGTTCGATCACGAATCGTGTCTGGAGAAACTTCATGGGCATAGGACTTGTGGAGCAGGTGGACGACATGCGAAGAACCAATCCGGCCAGTAACGAAGAACTGCTGGCGGCACTTGCCGCGTATCTGGTCAGTGTGGATTACGATCTCAAATCGCTCATGCGCCGGATTCTTCAGTCAGAAACGTATCAACGAAGCAGTGAAACTCTGGTAACGAATCAGGGAGATACTCGGCATTACTCACGTTCATTTCCGCGTCGCCTGATGGCCGAAGTCATGCTGGATGCAGTGAGTCAGGTTACGTCGGTGGCAACACCGTTCACCGAACTCACAGGTCCAGGTGGTAACGTACGCCCGACGGATTTCTACACTGAAGGAACTCGGGCGATCCAGCTGTACGATTCTGCGGTTGATTCCTATTTTCTGAAAACGTTTGGACGTAATCAGCGACGGATTACATGTGAATGTGAACGCAGCAACGACCCCAGCATGGTGCAGGTGCTGCATATCTCAAATGGTAACACTCTGAATGAAAAGCTCACGGCTGAAAACAATCGGATCACCAAATGGCAGGCCGAATTTGAAGGCAACGACTCCAAACTGCTTGACGAGATGTTTCTGACGGCACTGTCTCGTTTTCCGCAGGCCCATGAACGGGCAGAACTGGAGAAAATGCTGGACGCCACCATGCCAAAGGACCGTCGCCAACTGCTGGAGGACATCCTGTGGGGCATGCTGAGCAGTCGTGAATTTTTGTTTACGCATTAG
- a CDS encoding fatty acid CoA ligase family protein produces MTESDLNIADRLTISARLVPDRQAVLVPQRRDASGRSVYDQITFEQLDCTVSQIARGLIRLGIRPGMRLVLMVPPSLEFIALTFGIFRSGAICTLIDPGMGRSRIFDCLDEIEPDGFCGIPIVQVIRRIMFRRFRASRVNVCVGRAAGLLGCTSYSDLLRLGADDSVPLPETTSTDPAAIIFTSGSTGPPKGVLYEHGMFDAQVDLIRDRFAIQPGEVDLPGFPLFALFNLAMQVTTVVPEMNPARPAHVDPVKILTAMQEQTVTQAFGSPAMWNRIGRHCSEHGIRLPTVRRILSAGAPVPNHVLQRMTNALPESADIHTPYGATECLPVAAIGGREVLESTAGPTSQGAGTCVGYVFEQMTVRIVRITFDPIASIEDADELSVGDIGEIIVRGPVATREYYRRPDATRLAKIQDGDTFWHRMGDVGYFDEIGRLWFCGRKAHVVFTSVGPMYSVRCEAIFNQHDHVYRCALVGIGERGRQIPVIVVEPEQGDFPGDASEIAVFEQELRELGALSPLTAEIHRILFRAALPVDTRHNVKINREQLAVWAAGRI; encoded by the coding sequence ATGACAGAGTCGGACCTGAACATCGCAGACCGACTGACCATATCGGCGCGGCTGGTCCCTGACCGACAGGCTGTTCTGGTTCCTCAGCGCAGAGATGCTTCCGGGCGCAGCGTTTACGATCAGATAACGTTTGAACAACTGGACTGCACGGTAAGTCAGATTGCCCGTGGGCTGATCCGGCTGGGGATCAGGCCTGGAATGCGTCTGGTGCTGATGGTTCCTCCCTCTCTGGAGTTCATTGCTCTTACGTTTGGGATATTCCGCAGTGGTGCAATTTGTACATTGATTGACCCTGGTATGGGGCGTTCCCGGATCTTTGACTGTCTCGATGAAATCGAGCCGGATGGATTCTGTGGAATTCCAATTGTTCAGGTGATTCGGCGGATCATGTTCCGACGATTCCGTGCATCAAGGGTCAATGTTTGTGTTGGACGGGCAGCCGGACTGCTGGGGTGTACCAGTTACAGTGATCTGCTGAGACTGGGGGCGGATGATTCCGTACCACTGCCGGAGACAACGTCCACGGATCCTGCGGCTATTATATTTACCAGCGGAAGCACGGGGCCCCCGAAAGGGGTGCTGTATGAACACGGTATGTTCGACGCACAGGTGGATCTGATTCGGGATCGCTTCGCTATTCAACCCGGGGAAGTGGATCTGCCTGGCTTTCCACTATTTGCTCTGTTCAACCTGGCAATGCAGGTGACGACCGTTGTGCCCGAGATGAATCCGGCACGACCTGCTCACGTTGATCCGGTGAAGATTCTTACCGCGATGCAGGAGCAGACAGTGACTCAGGCATTCGGTTCACCGGCGATGTGGAATCGGATCGGGCGACATTGCAGTGAACACGGAATTCGACTCCCGACGGTGCGTCGCATTTTGTCGGCAGGGGCCCCGGTGCCAAACCATGTCCTGCAACGAATGACGAATGCATTACCTGAGTCGGCCGATATCCACACCCCGTACGGAGCCACGGAATGTCTGCCGGTCGCAGCTATCGGGGGCAGGGAGGTGCTGGAATCCACCGCAGGACCCACATCGCAGGGAGCAGGTACCTGTGTTGGTTACGTCTTCGAACAAATGACCGTCCGGATCGTGCGAATCACGTTTGATCCGATTGCGTCGATCGAGGACGCAGACGAATTATCTGTTGGTGACATCGGTGAGATTATCGTCCGCGGTCCCGTGGCGACTCGCGAATACTATCGTCGACCGGATGCCACCCGGCTTGCCAAAATACAGGACGGAGACACATTCTGGCATCGAATGGGGGATGTGGGATATTTCGACGAAATCGGACGACTCTGGTTCTGTGGTCGAAAAGCTCATGTGGTCTTTACCTCCGTCGGTCCGATGTATTCCGTGCGCTGTGAAGCCATCTTCAACCAGCACGATCACGTTTACCGATGTGCCCTGGTAGGGATTGGAGAGAGAGGCAGGCAGATCCCCGTTATTGTAGTGGAGCCGGAACAGGGAGATTTTCCGGGGGACGCATCTGAGATTGCAGTATTTGAGCAGGAACTGCGGGAACTTGGGGCGCTGAGCCCTCTGACGGCGGAAATTCACAGGATCCTGTTTCGTGCAGCGCTGCCGGTGGACACGCGTCACAATGTCAAAATTAACCGTGAACAGCTGGCCGTATGGGCAGCGGGCCGGATATGA
- a CDS encoding glycosyltransferase family 2 protein, giving the protein MSHRTLIAIPVYNEVAHVVAVLDQVKYHADRVLVVNDGSDDGTAELLTAIDGITVVDHPENLGYGAALATSFEHAVSGGFDVLVTMDCDGQHQPQLVQRIAEQVYADGDPCDMVSGSRYLQPFSENTFVPTERREINRQITACLNKELNLSITDAFCGFKAYRVSSLVDLEITVTGYAMPLQLWVQIADLGWNIREFPVPLVYTDENRSFGGTLDQAEQRMSYYRAVLNSELERRGMTQRFTAECGKQ; this is encoded by the coding sequence ATGTCTCATCGAACGCTCATCGCGATTCCAGTCTACAACGAAGTTGCACATGTTGTAGCGGTTCTTGACCAGGTCAAATATCATGCGGATCGGGTTCTTGTGGTCAATGATGGTTCCGACGATGGAACCGCTGAGTTACTGACCGCAATCGACGGAATCACAGTTGTAGACCACCCGGAAAACCTCGGTTATGGTGCTGCTCTGGCAACGTCGTTTGAACACGCGGTGTCAGGTGGGTTCGACGTACTGGTCACAATGGACTGCGACGGACAGCACCAGCCGCAGCTGGTGCAGCGGATTGCTGAACAGGTATATGCAGATGGAGATCCCTGTGACATGGTGTCCGGATCAAGATATCTGCAGCCATTCTCCGAAAATACGTTTGTTCCGACGGAACGCCGAGAAATCAATCGTCAGATCACAGCCTGCCTCAACAAGGAGCTAAATCTCTCCATTACAGACGCGTTTTGCGGTTTTAAAGCTTATCGTGTCTCTTCTCTGGTTGATCTGGAAATCACTGTAACTGGTTATGCAATGCCACTGCAGTTGTGGGTTCAAATAGCCGATCTTGGCTGGAACATCAGAGAGTTCCCTGTTCCGCTGGTGTACACCGACGAAAATCGAAGTTTCGGCGGAACCCTGGATCAGGCAGAACAACGCATGTCCTACTACCGTGCAGTGCTGAACAGTGAACTGGAACGACGCGGAATGACTCAGCGTTTTACCGCAGAGTGTGGTAAACAGTAA
- a CDS encoding prepilin peptidase, producing MKTCYVYSADRPPVLYSEYLRMLVIVHAVFIAVACLAAIERPNVMIIGITTSAWITLRSIRGVTWRWYFPLVNLTLLGLVTWSLRFQQPINTTLFSDGIFSLRITMVLLGLFGCVDLAEIVFKINRLLQTPDSRTHIHAGLVRHGTRCLQWGTTGFILIYSIIVPLVEEAAYLQAPPAPNPNLELDRLSLLQNMLFRFCESMSAIWFFVIGSCVGSFMNVVIYRVPLGISVLAKSSHCPQCSAEILSSDNLPLIGWLKLHGQCRNCQTMISARYPLVELTIGLLFLLLYFVELITGGTNLPGRPPNTYAGVLWILFYTKWDLVGLYLFHCFVICATLCWTMMERDEKCVPSRAIVITLTLVTVVVLTCPHLLPFTFDIHSQAGGPAWRYTTKVIMPLLNGALTGLVAGYTIRRLVGVPQHLFTWVLAGLALGWQAIVMISVLCATMKLILYLTMLLTDEDSSSEDTGMLGPPGEDNLSNSGVMPAWSLSMAERTGAAHWWLFPTVLVIHQCLWRQLAFISGGIL from the coding sequence ATGAAGACTTGCTACGTTTATTCAGCAGACCGACCACCCGTGCTGTACTCGGAATATCTCCGGATGCTGGTAATCGTGCATGCGGTGTTCATTGCAGTGGCCTGTCTGGCAGCGATCGAACGTCCGAACGTGATGATCATCGGCATCACGACTTCGGCATGGATCACTCTGCGTTCGATCAGGGGGGTGACGTGGCGATGGTATTTCCCGTTGGTGAATTTAACGCTACTGGGCCTGGTGACATGGTCCCTTCGGTTCCAGCAACCCATCAACACAACGTTGTTCAGCGACGGAATTTTTTCCCTTCGCATTACCATGGTTCTGCTGGGACTGTTTGGTTGTGTGGATCTGGCTGAAATCGTGTTTAAGATCAATCGACTGCTGCAAACTCCCGACAGCCGCACACATATTCATGCCGGGCTCGTCCGCCATGGGACACGATGTCTTCAGTGGGGAACGACTGGCTTTATTCTTATCTATTCCATCATCGTTCCGCTTGTCGAGGAAGCAGCCTATCTGCAGGCTCCCCCGGCTCCCAATCCAAATCTCGAACTGGACCGGCTGTCGCTACTTCAAAACATGCTGTTTCGGTTTTGCGAATCAATGAGCGCCATTTGGTTTTTTGTGATTGGCAGCTGTGTGGGCAGCTTTATGAACGTGGTAATCTACCGCGTTCCACTCGGGATTTCGGTACTCGCGAAATCGTCGCACTGTCCGCAGTGCAGTGCGGAGATTTTGAGTAGCGACAATCTGCCACTGATCGGCTGGCTTAAGCTGCACGGACAGTGTCGCAACTGCCAAACCATGATTTCGGCGAGATATCCACTGGTAGAACTGACTATCGGCCTGTTGTTTCTGCTGCTGTACTTCGTGGAACTGATAACCGGTGGTACCAATCTTCCTGGACGTCCTCCGAACACCTATGCCGGAGTACTCTGGATTTTGTTCTATACCAAATGGGATCTGGTTGGGCTGTATCTGTTTCACTGTTTTGTGATTTGTGCCACGCTGTGCTGGACAATGATGGAACGCGACGAGAAGTGTGTGCCGAGCCGGGCCATCGTCATTACGTTGACTCTGGTTACTGTCGTAGTCCTTACGTGTCCACATTTGTTGCCGTTTACCTTCGATATCCATTCGCAGGCCGGCGGTCCTGCGTGGAGATACACGACAAAGGTGATCATGCCGTTGTTGAACGGAGCTTTAACCGGTCTGGTGGCCGGATACACGATTCGCAGGCTGGTCGGAGTCCCTCAGCATCTGTTCACATGGGTTCTGGCCGGGCTGGCACTCGGCTGGCAGGCCATCGTCATGATCAGTGTGCTGTGTGCAACCATGAAACTGATCTTGTATTTAACGATGCTGTTAACTGACGAAGATTCGTCTTCGGAAGACACCGGAATGTTAGGCCCCCCCGGAGAGGATAATCTGTCAAACTCAGGTGTTATGCCTGCCTGGTCACTGTCAATGGCAGAACGCACCGGGGCGGCGCATTGGTGGCTGTTCCCCACGGTACTGGTGATCCATCAGTGTCTGTGGCGCCAACTGGCGTTTATTTCGGGAGGTATCCTGTGA